A window of the Streptomyces finlayi genome harbors these coding sequences:
- a CDS encoding helix-turn-helix domain-containing protein, which produces MGTEIQDFAARLRGLKERSGLSYGTLAQKLHMSTSTVHRYCNGDAVPHDYAPVERFARVCRASGDELVALHRAWILADEAKRRKAPGAVAEAEAEAETEAPEDAVSGAAASEPEPEPVSEPVPEPEPARAPGRRNRPLRLTLVAAAVVALAVPTTVVLTRTAPSQGSGTVASGKGQETGAGAPSGEGKPSGTATAGGKASGSPSPSDAGASTSASASAEPSRTVKPETSGGAGARTGLPLAAHIRPETWEDKCDQTYMLDRKPERVPPPPYEPDAGVWAGALGAVPGGLKRIDVVVQGKEADAVVLQAMHVRVVGRTAAPAWQAYSMLQGCGSGVLVSTYEVDLDAARPLFKAVPTDNGERTLPANPLPLKTSANDPVVLVVYARTQTYDARWHLELDWSSGDRSGTMRIDDNGKPFRTMSLNDRPLYDYWAEKKTWVLRDY; this is translated from the coding sequence GTGGGCACAGAGATCCAGGACTTCGCGGCGCGGCTGAGGGGGCTGAAGGAGCGGTCCGGACTCAGCTACGGGACGTTGGCCCAGAAGCTGCACATGAGCACCTCCACCGTCCACCGGTACTGCAACGGGGACGCCGTTCCGCACGACTACGCGCCCGTCGAACGGTTCGCGCGGGTCTGCCGTGCGTCGGGGGACGAACTGGTCGCGCTGCACCGGGCATGGATTCTGGCGGACGAGGCGAAGCGGCGGAAGGCACCGGGGGCGGTAGCGGAGGCGGAGGCGGAGGCGGAGACGGAGGCACCGGAGGACGCGGTGTCCGGTGCGGCCGCATCGGAACCGGAGCCCGAACCCGTATCGGAACCCGTACCGGAACCCGAACCGGCCCGTGCTCCTGGCAGGCGCAACCGGCCGTTGCGCCTCACGCTCGTCGCCGCGGCCGTGGTGGCGCTCGCCGTCCCCACCACCGTGGTGCTCACCAGGACGGCGCCCTCGCAGGGCAGCGGAACGGTCGCCTCGGGCAAGGGGCAGGAGACGGGCGCCGGCGCTCCGAGCGGTGAGGGGAAGCCGTCCGGCACGGCGACGGCGGGCGGGAAGGCGTCGGGAAGCCCCTCGCCCTCGGACGCGGGCGCTTCCACGTCAGCTTCCGCGTCGGCCGAGCCGTCCCGGACGGTCAAGCCGGAGACGTCCGGCGGCGCCGGAGCGAGGACCGGCCTGCCGCTCGCCGCGCACATCCGCCCGGAGACCTGGGAGGACAAGTGCGACCAGACCTACATGCTGGACCGGAAGCCGGAGCGGGTGCCGCCGCCGCCCTACGAGCCCGACGCGGGGGTGTGGGCCGGTGCCCTCGGAGCCGTACCTGGCGGGCTGAAGCGCATCGACGTGGTCGTGCAGGGGAAGGAGGCGGACGCCGTCGTCCTCCAGGCCATGCACGTACGGGTCGTGGGCCGCACGGCCGCGCCCGCCTGGCAGGCCTACTCGATGCTGCAGGGCTGCGGGAGCGGGGTGCTGGTGTCCACGTACGAGGTCGATCTCGATGCGGCGCGGCCCCTGTTCAAGGCCGTCCCGACGGACAACGGGGAACGCACGCTGCCCGCGAATCCACTGCCGCTCAAGACGTCCGCGAACGACCCGGTGGTCCTGGTGGTGTACGCCCGCACCCAGACGTACGACGCCCGCTGGCATCTGGAACTGGACTGGAGCAGCGGCGACCGTAGCGGCACGATGCGCATCGACGACAACGGGAAGCCCTTTCGGACGATGAGCCTGAACGACCGGCCGCTGTACGACTACTGGGCCGAGAAGAAGACCTGGGTGCTGCGGGACTACTGA
- the argS gene encoding arginine--tRNA ligase, translated as MASVNSLASTLQQQLADALTAALPDAGTADPLLRRSERADFQANGILALAKKLKGNPRELASQVTAALPAGDLIKDIEVSGPGFLNITLTDKAIIQTLAARATDGEGRLGVPRAAHPGTTVIDYAQPNVAKEMHVGHLRSAVIGDAMVQILEFTGENVIRRHHIGDWGTQFGMLIQYLIEHPGELGHQQGTAADGEAAMSSLNRVYKASRVLFDSDEEFKTRARDRVVALQAGDPETLALWQGFVDESKIYFFSVFDKLDMEVRDADIVGESGYNDMLEETCRILEETGVAVRSEGALCVFFDDVKGPDGNPVPLIVKKTNGGYGYAATDLSAIRDRVQDLKADSLVYVVDARQSLHFKMVFETARRAGWLNEDVHAHQLAFGTVLGKDGKPFKTREGTTVRLEDLLDEAVERATAVVREKAGKVGLSEDEIVENGRYVGVGAVKYADLSTSAVRDYKFDLDQMVSLNGDTSVYLQYAYARIRSILRKAGDAKPVAHPELELAPAERALGLHLDQFGEVLSEVAAGYEPHKLAAYLYQLASHLTTFYDQCQVLSDENPAEVVENRLFLVELTSRTLHQGMKLLGIRTPERL; from the coding sequence ATGGCCTCGGTCAATTCCCTCGCTTCCACGCTCCAGCAGCAGCTGGCGGACGCCCTGACGGCAGCGCTGCCGGATGCCGGCACCGCGGACCCGCTGCTGCGCCGAAGCGAGCGGGCCGACTTCCAGGCCAACGGCATCCTCGCGCTCGCCAAGAAGCTCAAGGGCAACCCGCGTGAACTCGCGTCCCAGGTCACGGCCGCCCTTCCGGCGGGCGACCTGATCAAGGACATCGAGGTCTCGGGCCCCGGCTTCCTCAACATCACGCTGACGGACAAGGCGATCATCCAGACGCTGGCCGCCCGCGCCACGGACGGCGAGGGCCGCCTGGGCGTGCCGCGCGCCGCGCACCCGGGCACGACGGTCATCGACTACGCCCAGCCCAACGTGGCCAAGGAGATGCACGTCGGCCACCTGCGGTCGGCTGTCATCGGCGACGCGATGGTGCAGATCCTGGAGTTCACCGGCGAGAACGTGATCCGGCGCCACCACATCGGCGACTGGGGCACGCAGTTCGGCATGCTCATCCAGTACCTGATCGAGCACCCCGGCGAGCTGGGCCACCAGCAGGGCACGGCGGCGGACGGCGAGGCCGCGATGTCGTCCCTCAACCGCGTCTACAAGGCGTCGCGGGTGCTCTTCGACTCCGACGAGGAGTTCAAGACCCGCGCTCGGGACCGGGTGGTGGCACTCCAGGCCGGTGACCCGGAGACGCTGGCGCTCTGGCAGGGCTTCGTCGACGAGTCGAAGATCTACTTCTTCTCGGTCTTCGACAAGCTCGACATGGAGGTCCGCGACGCCGACATCGTCGGCGAGTCCGGCTACAACGACATGCTGGAGGAGACCTGCCGGATCCTGGAGGAGACGGGTGTCGCCGTCCGCTCCGAGGGTGCGCTGTGCGTGTTCTTCGACGACGTGAAGGGCCCGGACGGCAATCCGGTCCCGCTGATCGTCAAGAAGACCAACGGCGGCTACGGCTACGCGGCGACGGACCTGTCCGCGATCCGCGACCGGGTGCAGGACCTCAAGGCCGACTCCCTCGTCTACGTGGTCGACGCCCGGCAGTCCCTGCACTTCAAGATGGTCTTCGAGACGGCCCGCCGGGCGGGCTGGCTGAACGAGGACGTCCATGCGCACCAGCTGGCGTTCGGCACGGTCCTGGGCAAGGACGGCAAGCCGTTCAAGACCCGTGAGGGCACCACCGTCCGGCTGGAGGACCTGCTGGACGAGGCAGTCGAGCGGGCCACCGCCGTCGTCCGGGAGAAGGCCGGGAAGGTGGGCCTGTCCGAGGACGAGATCGTGGAGAACGGCCGGTACGTCGGCGTCGGCGCCGTGAAGTACGCGGACCTGTCGACCTCGGCGGTCCGGGACTACAAGTTCGACCTGGACCAGATGGTGTCGCTGAACGGCGACACGTCGGTGTACCTCCAGTACGCGTACGCCCGTATCCGCTCCATCCTGCGCAAGGCCGGCGACGCGAAGCCGGTCGCGCACCCGGAGCTGGAACTGGCCCCGGCCGAGCGCGCGCTGGGTCTGCACCTGGACCAGTTCGGCGAGGTCCTGTCCGAGGTGGCCGCCGGGTACGAGCCGCACAAGCTGGCCGCTTACCTCTACCAGCTGGCGTCGCACCTCACCACGTTCTACGACCAGTGCCAGGTCCTGAGCGACGAGAATCCGGCCGAGGTCGTCGAGAACCGGCTGTTCCTCGTCGAGCTGACGTCCCGCACGCTCCACCAGGGCATGAAGCTCCTCGGCATCCGCACCCCCGAGCGTCTCTGA
- a CDS encoding phospholipase D-like domain-containing protein, producing the protein MSRSSGERPDPLFAERILRLRRRLERLIGIAATEGNGLLLLRNGDEIFPAMLGAIRAAQHTVDMMTFVYWRGDIAREFAEALAERARAGVRVRLLLDGFGSRLIEKDQLAMMEEAGVQVAWFRKPLYLSPLKQNHRCHRKVLVVDEETAFTGGVGIAEEWCGDARDEHEWRDTHVRLRGPAVDGLAAAFAQNWAECHDELFDARDRFVESTRHGDAVVQVVRGSASFGWQDMQTLFRVMLESAEERVRICTAYFAPDAYFVELLCAAARRGVTVEILLPGPHTDKRVCQLAGQHYYEELTGCGVKIFQYQPTMMHAKVVTVDSVASLIGSTNFNRRSLDHDEEVMLAVLDPELTATLDGHFEDDLRQSELIRPGRWKRRSWTQRAREAAVVPIRRYL; encoded by the coding sequence ATGTCCCGCAGCTCAGGTGAGAGACCGGACCCACTCTTCGCGGAACGCATACTGCGCCTGCGGCGAAGGCTGGAGCGACTGATAGGTATCGCCGCCACGGAGGGTAACGGCCTGCTTCTGCTCCGCAACGGGGACGAGATCTTCCCCGCGATGCTGGGTGCGATCCGAGCCGCGCAGCACACGGTGGACATGATGACGTTCGTGTACTGGCGCGGTGACATCGCCCGTGAGTTCGCCGAGGCGCTTGCGGAGCGGGCGCGCGCGGGAGTACGGGTGCGGCTCCTCCTGGACGGTTTCGGCAGCCGTCTGATCGAGAAGGACCAGCTGGCGATGATGGAGGAGGCGGGCGTCCAGGTCGCCTGGTTCCGTAAGCCGCTGTATCTCTCGCCCTTGAAGCAGAACCACCGCTGCCACCGCAAGGTACTCGTCGTCGACGAGGAGACGGCCTTCACCGGTGGGGTGGGGATCGCCGAGGAATGGTGCGGTGACGCCCGTGACGAGCACGAGTGGCGTGACACGCATGTCCGGTTGCGTGGGCCGGCCGTGGACGGTCTCGCGGCGGCGTTCGCCCAGAACTGGGCGGAGTGCCATGACGAACTCTTCGACGCCCGGGACCGTTTCGTGGAGAGCACCCGGCACGGGGACGCGGTGGTCCAGGTGGTGCGGGGTTCGGCCAGTTTCGGGTGGCAGGACATGCAGACCCTGTTCCGGGTCATGCTGGAGTCCGCCGAGGAGCGCGTGCGGATCTGCACCGCCTACTTCGCACCCGACGCGTACTTCGTCGAACTGCTCTGCGCGGCCGCGCGGCGCGGTGTCACGGTGGAGATCCTGCTGCCGGGGCCGCACACCGACAAACGGGTCTGTCAGCTCGCCGGACAGCACTACTACGAGGAACTCACCGGCTGCGGGGTGAAGATCTTCCAGTACCAGCCGACGATGATGCACGCCAAGGTGGTGACGGTCGACAGCGTCGCCTCGCTGATCGGCTCGACCAACTTCAACCGGCGCTCGCTCGACCACGACGAAGAAGTCATGCTGGCCGTGCTGGACCCGGAACTCACCGCCACGCTGGACGGTCACTTCGAGGACGACCTGCGGCAGAGCGAACTGATCCGGCCGGGCCGGTGGAAGCGCCGGTCATGGACGCAGCGGGCCCGTGAGGCCGCGGTCGTGCCGATACGCCGGTACCTGTGA